From the Pseudomonas baltica genome, one window contains:
- a CDS encoding class II aldolase/adducin family protein, whose protein sequence is MNTLPNTLLTSMPEPERTARCELAALYRLLAHFRMTDLIDTHISLRLEDGSGHFLINRYGVLFEHMKASDLVRIDGDGNVVDRYFPDHRVNRAGFVIHSAIHAARADLHCVIHTHTAAGIAVSAQAKGLLPISQHALKFYNRLGYHRYEGIALRLDEREQLVRDLGPHSAMILCNHGLLAAGPSAAAAFQTIFILERACQAQIQALAGNSELILPDAETCEFTAQQYEGDDESGLIELGWHAALTLIEPQRQDYCA, encoded by the coding sequence ATGAACACCCTGCCCAACACTTTGCTGACCAGCATGCCGGAACCTGAGCGAACCGCGCGCTGCGAACTGGCCGCCCTGTACCGGCTGCTGGCACACTTTCGCATGACCGACCTGATCGACACCCATATTTCCCTGCGCTTGGAGGACGGCTCCGGGCATTTCCTGATCAACCGCTACGGCGTGCTGTTCGAGCACATGAAAGCCAGCGACCTGGTGCGCATCGATGGCGACGGCAACGTGGTCGATCGCTATTTCCCCGATCACCGGGTCAACCGCGCGGGCTTCGTCATCCACTCGGCCATCCACGCCGCGCGCGCGGATCTGCATTGCGTGATCCACACCCACACCGCCGCCGGCATAGCCGTGTCGGCCCAGGCCAAGGGCTTGCTGCCGATCAGTCAGCACGCGTTGAAGTTCTACAACCGCTTGGGCTATCACCGCTACGAAGGCATCGCCCTGCGCCTGGACGAGCGCGAACAACTGGTGCGCGACCTCGGCCCGCACAGCGCCATGATCCTCTGCAACCACGGCCTGCTGGCTGCGGGGCCGAGCGCGGCGGCAGCCTTCCAGACTATCTTCATCCTCGAACGGGCCTGCCAGGCGCAGATCCAGGCCTTGGCGGGCAACAGTGAGTTGATCCTGCCGGATGCCGAAACCTGCGAGTTCACTGCCCAGCAGTATGAGGGCGATGACGAAAGTGGCTTGATCGAACTCGGCTGGCACGCCGCGCTGACCCTGATCGAACCGCAACGCCAGGACTACTGCGCATGA
- a CDS encoding LysR family transcriptional regulator, whose protein sequence is MSKSLGRVRPNLRSSSERVDWNLLRTFQAIAQELSISKAAVRLHLSQPAVSQALKRLEEQLGTALIERRGPRFQLTIAGIETLRIANDVQGQFAQLDAAIEGSSDQVVGKVRLLSIDGISCAAYDRSLASLNRRFPGVAVEIVVQSNDEILSALEQKTATFGLAITPLSYPWLAQECLTREHYRFYCGPEHPLFGREDVSVEMLKDEPLILFTSDLLGGTLNALAEFRHRHGWRGPIKGCSANSQEVLRLVLAGFGIGCLPHPLYQRERAAGHLWPLPPEQVCTVDVNLLWNKEQRLSRAEAQFLQGLREATAALADATV, encoded by the coding sequence ATGAGTAAAAGTCTGGGAAGGGTACGACCGAACCTGCGTTCCTCCAGTGAGCGGGTCGATTGGAACCTGTTGCGCACCTTTCAGGCCATTGCCCAGGAATTGAGCATCAGCAAGGCGGCGGTGCGCTTGCATCTGTCACAGCCTGCGGTCAGTCAGGCGCTCAAGCGGCTCGAAGAGCAACTGGGCACCGCCTTGATCGAGCGTCGCGGCCCGCGCTTCCAGTTGACCATCGCCGGCATCGAGACGCTGCGTATCGCCAATGACGTACAGGGGCAGTTCGCCCAGCTGGACGCCGCCATCGAGGGCTCCAGTGACCAGGTTGTGGGCAAGGTGCGGCTGCTGTCGATCGATGGCATCAGCTGCGCTGCCTACGATCGCAGCCTGGCCAGCCTGAACCGGCGTTTTCCTGGGGTGGCGGTGGAAATCGTGGTGCAATCCAACGACGAAATTCTCAGCGCCCTGGAGCAGAAAACCGCCACCTTCGGCCTGGCGATCACCCCGCTGAGCTACCCCTGGCTGGCTCAGGAATGCCTGACCCGTGAACATTACCGCTTCTATTGCGGCCCTGAGCATCCGTTGTTCGGCCGCGAAGACGTGAGTGTCGAGATGCTCAAGGACGAGCCGCTGATCCTGTTCACCAGCGACCTGCTGGGCGGCACCCTCAACGCTTTGGCCGAGTTTCGTCATCGCCACGGCTGGCGTGGGCCGATCAAGGGCTGTTCGGCCAACAGTCAGGAGGTCTTGCGCCTGGTGCTGGCGGGCTTTGGCATTGGTTGCCTGCCCCATCCGTTGTATCAGCGCGAGCGCGCGGCCGGGCATTTGTGGCCCCTGCCGCCGGAGCAGGTGTGCACCGTGGACGTCAATCTGCTGTGGAACAAGGAGCAGCGCCTGAGCCGCGCCGAGGCGCAGTTCCTGCAAGGCCTGCGCGAAGCCACGGCCGCCCTGGCAGACGCCACGGTCTGA
- a CDS encoding LysR family transcriptional regulator, with translation MESQLSQSANVPKRASDTALSMATAMDLKLFKVFKAVVESGGFTAAQSELNIGLAAISKQISDLEIRLGMRLCTRGREKFGLTEQGKVIYQASLDLFSALDEFRGRLGNVRGELLGDLNIAVIDNTCSDPNSPLVRVLQDWQAKAPKARMRLSVAPLEEIEQGILKGQFAAGIVPVYTDKHEFEVLSMYKETSELYCSCDHSFFNLNDDEIDDAKLSQAEYIEHVYANHQDKFRPLGPRNISAIATQVEAVAMLVLTGRYLGHLPTHWAKHYVDRGQMRSVKPKRFRVTTPFKLLHKPTGRSNPLLDVFLEILQQHLANNVAILANGA, from the coding sequence ATGGAAAGTCAACTTTCTCAATCCGCCAATGTACCGAAAAGAGCCAGCGATACTGCACTTTCCATGGCCACCGCCATGGACCTTAAACTATTCAAAGTATTCAAGGCCGTGGTGGAATCCGGTGGTTTTACCGCCGCACAATCCGAACTCAATATTGGCCTGGCCGCGATCAGCAAACAGATATCCGATCTGGAGATTCGCCTGGGCATGCGTTTATGTACGCGCGGGCGCGAGAAGTTCGGTTTGACTGAACAAGGCAAAGTTATATATCAGGCCAGCCTCGACCTGTTTTCGGCGCTGGACGAGTTTCGCGGGCGCCTGGGCAATGTCCGCGGCGAGCTGCTGGGCGACCTGAATATCGCCGTCATCGACAACACCTGCTCCGACCCCAACTCGCCGCTGGTGCGCGTGCTGCAGGACTGGCAGGCCAAGGCGCCCAAGGCACGCATGCGACTGAGCGTCGCGCCCCTGGAAGAGATCGAACAAGGCATCCTCAAGGGCCAGTTCGCCGCCGGCATCGTGCCGGTGTACACCGACAAGCACGAGTTCGAGGTGCTGTCGATGTACAAGGAAACCTCGGAGCTCTACTGCTCTTGCGATCACTCGTTCTTCAACTTGAACGATGACGAGATCGACGACGCCAAACTCTCCCAGGCCGAATACATCGAGCATGTCTACGCCAATCACCAGGATAAATTCCGCCCGCTGGGCCCGCGCAACATCAGCGCCATCGCCACTCAGGTCGAGGCCGTAGCCATGCTGGTGCTGACCGGGCGCTACCTGGGCCATCTGCCCACCCACTGGGCCAAGCACTACGTCGACCGCGGGCAGATGCGCTCGGTAAAGCCCAAGCGCTTTCGCGTCACCACCCCTTTCAAGCTGCTGCACAAGCCCACTGGCCGCAGCAACCCGCTGCTGGATGTGTTCCTCGAAATCCTTCAGCAACACCTGGCCAACAACGTCGCGATCCTCGCCAACGGCGCCTGA
- a CDS encoding fumarylacetoacetate hydrolase family protein, which translates to MTITLTAQNTLPADGLAGTLIGRAWVPGQVAGPSPVVLRADGVFDLSERYSTLSQLLEAEVPLQAVRGIAGKRLGSVEELLANSGAHTDPSKAFLLAPVDLQVIKAAGVTFAASMIERVIEEQAKGNPAKAESVRATVQQAIGDNLRSIKPGSEQAARLKAVLIEQGLWSQYLEVGIGPDAEIFTKAPVLAAIGSGGEIGIHPKSEWNNPEPEVVLAVNSRGQIVGATLGNDVNLRDFEGRSALLLSKAKDNNASCAIGPFIRLFDEHFSLDDVRRCVVGLEVRGEDGYVLQGSSSMDQISRDPEDLAGQALNANHQYPDGFVLFLGTLFAPTEDRDHAGGGFTHKLGDQVSISSPLLGTLRNQVTHSSDAAPWTFGVGALLRNLAGRGLLSPDSH; encoded by the coding sequence ATGACGATCACCCTCACTGCCCAGAATACCCTGCCCGCCGACGGCCTGGCCGGCACCCTGATCGGTCGCGCCTGGGTGCCGGGCCAGGTCGCGGGGCCTTCGCCAGTGGTGTTGCGCGCCGATGGGGTGTTCGATCTGTCCGAGCGCTACAGCACGTTGAGCCAATTGCTCGAGGCCGAGGTGCCGTTGCAAGCGGTGCGTGGCATTGCGGGCAAACGCCTGGGCAGCGTCGAGGAGCTGCTGGCCAATAGCGGCGCCCATACCGACCCGAGCAAGGCATTCTTGCTCGCTCCGGTGGACCTGCAGGTGATCAAGGCGGCCGGGGTGACCTTTGCCGCCAGCATGATCGAGCGCGTGATCGAGGAACAAGCCAAGGGCAATCCAGCCAAGGCCGAAAGCGTGCGCGCCACCGTGCAGCAAGCCATCGGAGATAACTTGCGCAGTATCAAGCCAGGCTCCGAACAGGCGGCCAGGCTCAAGGCGGTGCTGATCGAACAAGGGCTGTGGTCGCAGTACCTGGAGGTGGGCATCGGCCCCGATGCCGAGATCTTCACCAAGGCGCCGGTGCTGGCGGCGATCGGCAGTGGCGGCGAGATCGGTATTCACCCAAAATCCGAATGGAACAACCCCGAACCCGAGGTGGTGCTGGCGGTCAACAGCCGCGGACAGATCGTCGGGGCGACCCTGGGCAACGACGTCAACCTGCGCGACTTCGAGGGCCGCAGTGCGCTGCTGCTGAGCAAGGCCAAGGACAACAACGCCTCGTGCGCCATCGGCCCGTTCATCCGCCTGTTCGATGAACACTTCAGCCTCGACGACGTGCGCCGCTGCGTAGTCGGCCTTGAAGTGCGTGGCGAGGACGGTTACGTGCTGCAGGGCTCCAGCTCCATGGATCAGATCAGCCGTGATCCCGAAGACCTCGCCGGCCAGGCGCTGAATGCCAACCACCAGTATCCGGACGGCTTCGTGCTGTTCCTCGGGACGCTGTTCGCGCCCACCGAGGACCGCGACCATGCCGGCGGCGGCTTCACCCACAAGCTGGGCGACCAAGTGAGCATCAGCTCGCCGCTGCTGGGCACCCTGCGCAATCAGGTCACCCATAGCAGCGACGCCGCGCCCTGGACCTTCGGCGTCGGCGCGCTGCTGCGCAATCTGGCCGGGCGCGGGTTGCTGTCACCCGACTCACACTGA
- a CDS encoding OprD family porin encodes MSVSKISFAALLATACTSPATWASDQSDATGFIEGTHLTIKTRNMYMQRDNHAKGAAQNYGEEWAQGFVGVLESGFTQGAVGFGVDVLGQYAIKLDTGGGRYGGGTNLLETDSSGPKDQYAKAGGVFKMRVSNTVLKYGTQILSIPVLSTSDSRLLPETVDGFSATSKDIKNLRLDAGHFTALTNRNQSSYDSGRMTSVDYVGGQYKLTEALSGSLYYAKTDDYFRKYYVNANYVLPLSQSQALKFDFNGYDTKSIGQARSGDLDNRIWSLAAAYSIGSHTFTLAHQRVSGTGDYIYGPDGNANFYFANSVQYSDFDYENEKSWQARYDLNMVGYGVPGLTFMTRYIKGYDFKSGTAADLDGKAWERDIEARYVVQSGPVKNLSFRVRQAAYRSSDRGGQIDEIRIITEYPFNIL; translated from the coding sequence ATGAGTGTCAGCAAAATCAGTTTCGCCGCCCTGCTCGCTACCGCCTGCACCAGCCCCGCAACCTGGGCCAGTGATCAGTCGGATGCGACGGGTTTTATCGAAGGCACCCATCTGACCATCAAGACCCGCAACATGTACATGCAGCGCGACAACCACGCCAAGGGCGCTGCACAGAACTACGGTGAAGAATGGGCGCAGGGCTTCGTCGGCGTGCTGGAATCGGGCTTCACCCAAGGCGCCGTGGGCTTCGGCGTCGACGTGCTGGGGCAATATGCGATCAAGCTGGACACCGGCGGCGGACGCTACGGTGGCGGCACCAACCTGCTGGAAACCGACAGCAGTGGCCCCAAGGACCAGTACGCCAAGGCCGGCGGCGTGTTCAAGATGCGCGTCTCCAACACCGTGCTCAAATACGGCACGCAGATCCTCTCGATCCCCGTGCTGAGCACCTCCGACAGCCGCCTGCTGCCCGAGACCGTCGACGGTTTCTCGGCCACCAGCAAGGACATCAAGAACCTGCGCCTGGACGCCGGCCATTTCACCGCGCTGACCAACCGCAACCAATCGTCCTACGACAGCGGCCGCATGACTTCGGTCGACTATGTGGGCGGCCAGTACAAGCTCACCGAGGCGCTGTCGGGCAGCCTCTATTACGCCAAGACCGACGATTACTTTCGCAAGTACTACGTCAACGCCAACTACGTGCTGCCTCTGAGCCAATCCCAAGCGCTGAAATTCGACTTCAACGGCTACGACACCAAGAGCATCGGCCAGGCCCGCAGCGGCGACCTGGACAACCGCATCTGGAGCCTGGCGGCCGCCTACAGCATTGGCTCCCACACCTTCACCCTCGCCCACCAACGGGTATCGGGCACCGGTGACTACATCTATGGCCCGGACGGCAACGCCAACTTCTACTTTGCCAACTCGGTCCAGTATTCGGACTTCGACTACGAGAACGAAAAGTCCTGGCAGGCCCGCTACGACCTCAACATGGTCGGCTACGGCGTGCCAGGCTTGACCTTTATGACCCGCTACATCAAGGGCTACGACTTCAAGAGCGGCACCGCTGCCGACCTCGACGGCAAGGCCTGGGAGCGTGACATCGAAGCGCGTTACGTGGTGCAGAGCGGCCCGGTCAAGAACCTGTCGTTCCGGGTGCGCCAGGCGGCCTATCGCAGTTCCGATCGCGGTGGGCAGATCGACGAGATCCGCATCATCACCGAGTACCCGTTCAACATCCTGTAA
- a CDS encoding transporter substrate-binding domain-containing protein — translation MFKRTFRHLSTAAIGNAALAVALLSCTGMANAADTRQAAIALPANILAAKKIKIALFAGFPPMAWKKPDTNELVGVDVELAHYLSKRLGVAIEWQEVSYESAINSLVTGRVDMAFSLLDAPEAADRLDYLPYLTSGMQPYALASHAPIASALDICGLKVGANRRNGFDAAMRKWSDANCLPAGLPAVQVQATDGTATARLDLKQGRVDVAVQSSESVPTSMALEQGTYVTIGKPLNSLQIVAAFPKQSSALRDAVSQALKDAVADGSYATALAKYDLGNNSAANAILAH, via the coding sequence ATGTTCAAGCGCACGTTTCGTCACCTGAGTACCGCGGCCATTGGCAATGCTGCCCTGGCCGTCGCCCTGCTTTCGTGCACTGGCATGGCCAATGCCGCCGACACCCGTCAGGCCGCTATCGCCCTGCCCGCCAACATCCTGGCCGCAAAAAAAATCAAGATCGCGCTGTTCGCCGGCTTCCCGCCCATGGCCTGGAAGAAGCCGGACACCAACGAGCTGGTGGGCGTCGACGTCGAGCTTGCCCACTACCTGAGCAAGCGCCTGGGCGTGGCCATCGAATGGCAGGAGGTGTCTTATGAATCGGCCATCAACTCGCTGGTCACCGGCCGCGTCGACATGGCCTTCAGCCTGCTGGACGCCCCGGAAGCGGCCGACCGGCTCGACTATCTGCCCTACCTGACCTCGGGCATGCAACCCTACGCGCTCGCCAGCCATGCACCGATCGCCAGCGCGCTGGATATCTGCGGCCTCAAGGTCGGCGCCAACCGGCGCAATGGCTTCGACGCGGCCATGCGCAAATGGAGCGATGCCAACTGCCTGCCCGCAGGCCTGCCTGCCGTGCAGGTACAAGCCACTGACGGCACCGCCACCGCGCGCCTGGACCTCAAGCAAGGCCGCGTCGACGTCGCCGTGCAGAGCAGCGAATCGGTGCCCACCAGCATGGCGCTGGAACAAGGCACCTACGTGACCATCGGCAAGCCGCTCAACAGCCTGCAGATCGTCGCCGCGTTCCCCAAACAGTCCAGCGCCCTGCGCGATGCGGTCAGCCAGGCACTCAAGGACGCCGTGGCCGACGGCAGCTATGCCACCGCACTGGCCAAATACGACCTCGGTAATAACAGCGCCGCCAACGCTATCCTGGCCCATTGA
- a CDS encoding DUF6555 family protein: protein MPNAKLYVIDYNLHGEHKSFILRADKMDNAEAWHWASCDAGIGRIGRFGRSEVKKTSKPMAEKYGITDVVWRASEMAPMMPD from the coding sequence ATGCCAAACGCAAAACTCTACGTCATCGATTACAACCTGCATGGCGAGCACAAGTCATTCATCCTGCGTGCCGACAAGATGGACAACGCCGAAGCCTGGCATTGGGCGAGCTGCGACGCCGGCATTGGACGCATCGGCCGTTTTGGCCGCAGCGAGGTGAAAAAGACCAGCAAGCCCATGGCCGAGAAGTACGGCATTACCGATGTGGTCTGGCGCGCGTCGGAGATGGCACCGATGATGCCGGACTGA
- a CDS encoding LysR family transcriptional regulator produces the protein MSDLSFSNFCNWLKFRHLVLIDTLGRTRNMHAAAEQMNLSQPAISKMLKEIESLLGFAVFERLPRSMPPTALGEYVVRYAHIALNDARGFVEQISSLREGGHGYLKVGGIFAATAVSLPGAIVTIKERWPLLSIEVVEQTSDHLMEMLDARTLDLAVARYTDERQQHRYDFTALGPEPFSIVVNSRHPLCESGPTPLAELGKWPWILYPVGVPIRARMDAAFARAGIATPKNTIDTISMQTFLQVLQSGPMIAMLPDSMVGPHIDSGLLKVLETPLRLAPQDYGILTRKGEALVGPAQEFAQILIDNAQR, from the coding sequence ATGTCGGACCTGTCCTTTTCGAACTTCTGCAACTGGCTCAAATTTCGCCATCTGGTGCTCATCGATACCCTGGGCCGCACCCGCAACATGCATGCCGCTGCCGAGCAGATGAACCTCAGCCAGCCGGCCATCAGCAAAATGCTCAAAGAGATCGAAAGCCTGCTCGGCTTTGCCGTGTTCGAGCGCCTGCCACGCAGCATGCCGCCGACTGCCCTCGGTGAATACGTAGTGCGCTATGCCCATATCGCGCTCAACGACGCCCGCGGTTTCGTCGAACAGATCAGCAGCCTGCGCGAGGGCGGTCATGGTTATCTCAAAGTCGGCGGTATTTTTGCCGCCACCGCGGTGTCGTTGCCCGGTGCCATCGTCACCATCAAAGAGCGCTGGCCGTTGCTGTCGATCGAGGTGGTGGAGCAGACCAGCGATCACCTGATGGAGATGCTCGACGCCCGCACCCTGGACCTGGCCGTGGCGCGCTACACCGATGAGCGTCAGCAGCATCGTTACGACTTCACCGCGCTGGGCCCGGAGCCCTTCAGCATCGTCGTCAACAGCCGCCATCCGCTGTGCGAGTCGGGGCCGACGCCCTTGGCGGAGCTGGGCAAGTGGCCGTGGATTCTCTACCCGGTGGGGGTGCCGATCCGGGCGCGCATGGACGCTGCCTTCGCCCGTGCCGGCATCGCCACGCCGAAGAACACCATCGATACGATCTCGATGCAGACCTTTCTGCAGGTGTTGCAGAGCGGGCCGATGATCGCCATGCTGCCCGACTCGATGGTCGGGCCGCATATCGACAGTGGCTTGCTCAAGGTGCTGGAGACGCCGCTACGGCTGGCGCCACAGGATTACGGCATCCTCACCCGCAAGGGCGAGGCGCTGGTGGGGCCAGCGCAGGAGTTTGCGCAGATATTGATCGATAATGCTCAGCGTTGA
- a CDS encoding glyoxylate/hydroxypyruvate reductase A translates to MSPIVLIDMGNDITQAQRIMVQRRPELQFCRPGDPEAQHAEVAICWTPPPGSLGALPMLKLVHSVGAGADPIIREPSRPATLAVCRIVDPGHCQGMLEYVLWGVLHYHRQFDQILANHQRQHWQRLAQKPAQQTRVGVMGLGQLGKAAAVQLARLGFHTRGWARSAQQIDGVQTFAGSQLPAFLEGLDILVCLLPLTEHTRGILCAETFAQLAPGAVVINCGRGAHLRSADLQHALASGQLRAALLDVFETEPLAPDHSLWQTPGVTVTPHIASSASFEVIAEQILANIDRLEAGLPLLNTVDSQLGY, encoded by the coding sequence ATGAGCCCGATCGTGTTGATCGATATGGGCAACGACATCACCCAGGCGCAGCGGATCATGGTGCAGCGCCGGCCCGAGTTGCAGTTCTGCCGCCCCGGCGATCCCGAAGCCCAGCACGCCGAAGTGGCCATCTGCTGGACGCCGCCACCCGGAAGCCTGGGCGCCTTGCCCATGCTCAAGCTGGTGCATTCGGTGGGAGCCGGGGCCGATCCGATCATCCGTGAACCCAGCCGCCCGGCCACCTTGGCCGTGTGCCGGATCGTCGATCCGGGGCACTGCCAGGGCATGCTCGAATACGTGCTCTGGGGCGTGCTGCATTACCACCGGCAGTTCGACCAGATACTCGCCAATCACCAGCGCCAACACTGGCAGCGGCTGGCGCAAAAGCCGGCGCAGCAGACTCGCGTCGGCGTCATGGGCCTCGGCCAACTGGGCAAGGCGGCGGCGGTGCAGCTGGCCCGGCTGGGCTTCCATACGCGTGGCTGGGCCCGTAGCGCGCAGCAGATCGACGGCGTGCAGACCTTCGCCGGCTCGCAACTGCCGGCCTTCCTCGAGGGCCTGGATATCCTCGTGTGCCTGTTGCCCCTGACCGAGCACACGCGCGGCATTCTGTGCGCCGAGACGTTCGCCCAGCTGGCGCCCGGCGCCGTGGTGATCAACTGCGGGCGCGGCGCGCACCTGCGCAGCGCCGACTTGCAACACGCCTTGGCCAGCGGTCAGCTGCGCGCGGCCTTGCTCGACGTATTCGAAACAGAGCCGTTGGCGCCCGACCACAGCCTGTGGCAGACACCCGGCGTCACCGTAACCCCGCACATTGCCTCCAGTGCTTCGTTCGAGGTGATCGCCGAGCAGATCCTGGCCAACATCGACCGTCTCGAGGCCGGCTTGCCATTGCTCAATACCGTCGACAGTCAGCTGGGCTACTGA
- the argH gene encoding argininosuccinate lyase: MSEPTDRLWGARFKTGPSEAMANLSRSPKAYFRLTPYDVAGSKAHANELQRAGLLEAAETAQIIQALQGIDEDFAAGRIEPIAADEDVHTFIERLLTERLGSLGGKLRAGRSRNDQSANDMRLFLRDQARVLVMALLELQKALVAQAEQHVHSIAPGFTHLQQAQPIVFAHHLMAHAQAMHRDIQRLQDWDRRFSLSPLGAAAMAGSAITGDLHASAAEMGYSGPCENSIDAVASRDHVAEFLFAVSMLGVNVSRLAEEFCLWTSRQFNWVSLDDGYATGSSIMPQKKNPDIAELARGKSGRLIGTLTGILSVLKAQPLSYNRDLSEDKHAVLDSLDTIHLVLPAFAGMVATMTVRTDELLRQAPLGFTLATEVADWLSRRGVPFKEAHEVTGKLVQACEEAGIGLEDASPALLLQVDARLTEDVRKALTLEAALAARNGWNGTAPAQVSAQIERFKQQLGAQQQWALDYSGPRG, encoded by the coding sequence ATGTCCGAGCCAACCGACCGCCTCTGGGGCGCCCGTTTCAAAACCGGCCCCAGTGAAGCCATGGCCAACCTGTCGCGCTCACCCAAGGCTTATTTTCGCCTGACCCCGTATGACGTCGCCGGCTCCAAGGCCCACGCTAACGAGCTGCAGCGCGCCGGTTTGCTGGAAGCGGCTGAGACCGCCCAGATCATCCAGGCCCTGCAGGGCATCGATGAAGATTTCGCCGCCGGGCGCATCGAACCGATCGCTGCCGACGAAGACGTGCACACCTTTATCGAACGCCTGCTCACCGAGCGCCTTGGCAGTTTGGGCGGCAAGCTGCGCGCCGGACGCTCGCGCAACGATCAATCGGCCAACGACATGCGCCTGTTTTTGCGCGATCAGGCACGGGTGCTGGTAATGGCGCTGCTTGAGCTGCAAAAGGCGCTGGTGGCCCAGGCCGAGCAGCACGTGCACAGCATTGCGCCGGGCTTCACCCACTTGCAGCAGGCGCAGCCGATCGTCTTCGCACATCACTTGATGGCCCACGCTCAGGCCATGCACCGCGACATCCAGCGCCTGCAGGATTGGGATCGACGCTTCAGCCTGTCGCCGCTGGGCGCCGCAGCCATGGCCGGCTCCGCCATCACTGGCGACTTGCACGCCTCGGCGGCCGAGATGGGCTACAGCGGCCCGTGCGAAAACTCCATCGACGCCGTGGCCAGCCGCGATCACGTGGCCGAATTCCTCTTTGCGGTGAGCATGCTTGGCGTCAACGTCTCGCGTCTGGCCGAAGAGTTCTGCCTGTGGACCTCGCGCCAGTTCAACTGGGTCAGCCTCGACGACGGCTACGCCACCGGCAGCTCGATCATGCCGCAGAAAAAGAACCCCGATATCGCTGAGCTGGCGCGGGGCAAGTCGGGCCGTCTGATCGGCACCCTGACCGGCATCCTCTCGGTGCTCAAGGCCCAGCCACTGTCCTACAACCGCGACCTGAGTGAAGACAAGCATGCGGTGCTCGACAGCCTCGACACCATTCACCTGGTGCTGCCGGCGTTCGCCGGAATGGTCGCGACCATGACGGTGCGCACTGACGAACTGCTGCGCCAGGCCCCGCTCGGTTTCACCCTGGCCACCGAAGTGGCGGACTGGCTGTCGCGGCGCGGCGTGCCGTTCAAGGAGGCCCATGAAGTGACCGGCAAGCTGGTACAGGCCTGCGAAGAAGCCGGTATCGGCCTGGAAGACGCCAGCCCCGCATTGCTGCTGCAAGTCGACGCGCGCCTGACCGAAGACGTGCGCAAGGCCCTGACGCTGGAGGCCGCGCTCGCGGCACGCAACGGCTGGAACGGCACCGCGCCGGCCCAGGTCAGTGCGCAGATCGAACGCTTCAAGCAGCAGTTGGGCGCCCAGCAGCAATGGGCGCTGGATTACTCCGGCCCGCGCGGCTGA